The window TTTTCCGTTTCTTAAGGCTTCTGCTATAACTTTAACGGCGGTGTTTTCCTTAATGATACTGCTTTTTCATCGTAAAAAGAAGGAGCCGGGGGAGGGGCTTAGGCCCGCTCCAAAGGATACCATAGAGCTTCTTTCTCTCAAAGGAAAAGTAAAGGAGCTTACAGAAAGCTTGAGGAGAAGTGAGAAGGAGGTAAGGGAAACCTGGGAAGTTTTAAAAGAGAGTCAGAGGCTTTTTCCCGGTTTAATAATAGTGTTTGACTCCTCTTTAAGGATAATCTCTGCCAGCGAGGGAGTTAAGGATATAGGGGTTGATCCAGAGGAAATTAAAGGTAAGAATTTGCTCGATTTATTTGCTCCGAAGGAGAGAGATTCAGTAAGAACTGCGATTAGGGATCTTGAAGGGGAAGTAGAGGTTAAAGGGAAGGTTTATCGCTTGAGAGTAGGGGCACTTGAGGATGGTAGGTTTCTGCTTATGGGAAGCGATATAAGCGATGAAAAGAGAAGGAAGGAGCGTCTTGAGGAATCCTGGAGGCTTGCGATCCTTGGAGAGGCGCTAACAAGTGTAGTTCATGATATCGCTCAGCCACTTTCTGCGATAAAGGCGTCAATATATTCACTTAAAAGGGGGCTTGCCGATGCTGGAGCTGATGTAATGATGAGGATTCATGTGATAGAGGAGAACTTAAAGCGTGTAGATAGCATTCTGGAGCATTTGAGAGATTTTGCCTCGGGTACTAAGCGCTCGGGTAGGGAGAAGTTTAATCTGAATGAGCTTATAAAGGATGTTGTGGAGAGAATAATGCTTCCAGAATTTAAGGAAGCGGGAATAGAGCTGAAATTGGAGCTTGAGGAGAAACTTCCCCGTCTTAGAGGGGATCCTTATAGGATTGAAGAGGTGATCGTGAATCTTCTTTCTAATGCGGTGAGCGCGCTTAAGGAGGCTTCGAAGAGGGTGATAACTATTAGGACGCGTTATTTGCGAGATAAGGCAGCTGTTTTACTTGAGATTTCGGATACCGGTAGGGGAGTGCCTGAAGAGATAGCCGATAAGATATTTAACGCCTTTTTCACTACCAAGGAGAAGGGGGAGGGAACGGGAATGGGTCTTCCCATCTCGCGGAGGATCGTTGAAGAACATGGGGGCAGGATATACTTTGAGAATAATCCGGAAGGAGGAACGACTTTCTATGTTGAGATCCCAATCCATCCCCCCTAAGGGGGACGTCCTTTTAGTGGAGGATGAGGAGCTTTTAAGAAAGGAGCTCGCCTTAGCTCTAAGACTGGAGGGGTTCAATGTTTTTGAAGCGAGTAATGGAAAGGAAGCGCTTGAAATACTTTCGGAAAGAGAGATAGATGTCGTTATAACCGATATAAGAATGCCTTGTATGGATGGAATAACGCTTCTCAGGAAAATAAAGGATATAGATCCTTTAGTGGAGGTCATCTTGATTACAGGGCATGGAGATGTTAACACGGCTATAGCGGCGGTTAAGTATGAGGCCTTCGATTTTCTTAGAAAGCCTGTTGATGTGGAAGAGCTCGTATTAACACTTAAGGATGCCCTAACTAAGAGGAAAGCGAACATTGAAATGAAGCGCTATCAGGAACACCTTGAAAGGAAGGTAATAGAGAAAACCGTTTCCCTGAGAGATGCGATGGATAGCCTTGAGAGACTTTCTGAGGGAATAATGAAGGCGTTAGCGAGTGCTATAGAAGCACGAGATCCATATACGGAGGGACATGGTAAAAGAGTGGGGGAGTACTCAGCTTTGATAGCAAGAGAGCTGGGGCTTAACGGAAATGATGGCATTTTTAAGCTTGCAGGACTTCTTCATGATATAGGTAAGATAGGCATACCGGACAGCATATTGTTAAAGCCCTCTTCGTTAACCAAAGAAGAGTTTGAGATTATAAAGCTTCATCCTGTTTTGGGATATATGATAGTTGAACCCATAGAGTTTCTTGGGGAGGCTAAGGACTGGATAAGATGCCATCACGAGAGGTTAGACGGTAGTGGGTATCCATCGGGTCTTAGTGGGGACCAGATTCCGCTTGGAGCAAGCATACTAGCGGTTGCGGACATTTTTGATGCCTGTACTTCCGCGAGGGCTTATAGACCTCCTATGAGCGTGGAAAGGACTCTCGAAATCATTGAGAAGGATGCAAAAGAGGGGAAGCTTGACCCTGAGGTAGTTAAGGTGGCTTTGAAGGTTTTTCGAGAGATAAAGCCAAAAGAGAAGGTTTCTTCAATTCTTTCCTTCCTCATAGAAGAAAAAATAAGGAAGAAAATGAGAGGGTGAGCGGTTGAGGGAGATTCTCTTTCTACCTGCAGGATTATCTCTTTTCCTGTTTGGAATAAGAACATCAGGTGAAGGACTTAAGGAGCTTCTTGGAGGAAGACTAAAAAGGCTCTTCGAATCGGTGAGCAGGTACAGAAGCCTTTCTCTGCTGGTCGGTGTGCTTCTTTCAGTCGCCGTTCAGAGTAGTACGGCGGCTACATCGCTCCTTGCGAGTATGATAAATGCGGGTATTCTGACCTTTCTTCAATCTGTTGATGTAATGATAGGTGCCAGTCTTGGAACCACAATTACAACTCAGATACTTGCCTTTAAGGTTTCATCTTATTCACCATATCTTCTCTTTATAGGGTATATCATGTCTTTTTGGCTCAAAGGAAAAGCGCGAAATGTGGGGAGAGTGATATGGGGATTTGCGATAGTCTTCTTCGGAATGCTTCTTACAGAGGAAGCACTCTCTTCCATAAAAGGGAGTCCCGTCTTTGCTCTTTTTAAGAAGGAAATGTCCCCTCTTTATCTTTTTGCGCTGAGTTTTGCCTTCACCACCATCTTTCAAAGCAGTGCTTTGACCCTTGGACTTGCTTTATCGATGGCGTCTCAGGGATTGCTTTCACTTCAAGGGGCTTTTTTCGTTATACTCGGAGCTCATGTAGCCGCTTCCTCTACGGTTCTTTTGGTCTCTCTTGGAATGAGGAGAGAAGCGCTTGCCCTCGCATGGTCATCTTTTATATATAAAGCTCTTGGATCGGTTTTTATCTCGCTGATGGCGCTCCCTCTTGTTAAACTTGCATCTGCTCTCTCTTTATATCCCCCAAGGCAAGTTGCTCTTCTTCATCTTGAGGTTGCCTCGATTAACGCAATTTTATTCTGGTTTTCCACTTCCTTCCTTGTTCGCCTTTCTATTAGATTTGCTTTTTCCCGCGAGGGCGTTGAGGATTTTGAAAAACCGCTTTTTCTGGAAGAGAGAGCTCTCGCTCTTCCAGAATGGGCATGCTATCTTGCGACTAAGGAAACGATAAGGGTTGGGGAGATGCTTGAATATCAACTTCTGAGGGCGAAGTATCTTCTTTTGGGAGAGGAAACGAAAAGAGAGCCATTTGCGAGCATTAGTGATTCCATCTTTCGTCTCGTTGATTCGGTTGCTTCCTACGTTGGTAAGGTTGAGGGAATGCCAGAGGAGAAGCTAAGGCTCTTTACGGTCTTAGGGGATATAAAGCAAGCAAGTGGAATCTTGAGAGATTCTATTCTCTCTCTCTTGGAAAATGGTTTCCAGCGGGAGGCAAGAGGAAGGGAAGAGAAGATAGAAGAGATAATGGACAATTTGTCCGAACTTCTTAAGGTCTCCCTTGGAGCGTTTGCTCTTTCTGATAAACTTATGATAAGAAAGGCGAAGGGCCTTAAGCGTTTTATGGAGAGGGAGATAAGGGAATTTTTAATTACCGAGAAGCTTGAGGGGAATAGCCTATGGCTTGACTTTTCCTCTTTTGTGCGAAGGTTCTCAGACCAGTGCTATTATATAGTGAGGGAGGCGAGGTAAGGTTCGCCTCCCTCTTTCACTTCTTAAGCCTCGATTATTTCCTTTGGTTCCGCTTCTTGAGATAACTTAAATATCGAAATGACTTCTTGCAGTTTTGTGGCTATAACCGCGAGTTCTTCTGCAGTGTTTGCAACCTCTTCTATCGCCTTGGTTTGTTCCTTAGTGTTTTCATCGATCTCTCTTATCATTTCATTCACATTAGTAACGGATTTAGCGAGCGTATCTACACCTGCTGCCATCTGCTGGGTAGAGGCAGATTGGCTCTCTATGGCTGAGGATATATCCTTTATTCTCTGGCTTGTTTCCTCGACTGCTTTGACGATCTTTTCTATCTCACCCTCAACCGTTTCCACGATAGATACGCTTGATCTAACGGAATCATGTGCTTCCTTTACCGCTTCTGCAGCGAGTTTGGTCATATTTTGGATCCTTCCTATGATGTCCCCTATCTTTTTAGCGGCACTGGCAGTTTCCTCCGCAAGCTTTCTAACCTCATCTGCGACAACTGCAAAACCTCTGCCAGCTTCTCCGGCACGCGCCGCTTCTATTGCAGCGTTTAAGGCGAGGAGATTAGTTTGTTCGGCTATGCTCGTTATGGTGTTTATTATCTCTCCTATTTCACTTGAGGCTCCTTCAAGGTCTCTCATTACATTTGTGGTTCTTTCAGCCACATTTGCTACCGAGTTAATGGCTTCTACCACCTTAAGCATCGCTTCTCTTCCCTGATTTGCCGCTTTTCTCATTTCATCAGCCTGCTCA of the Synergistota bacterium genome contains:
- a CDS encoding GHKL domain-containing protein; the protein is MRKKGLFVRLPCLLLTIFLGAIFLYHISMLEKELFNREILNSKGILEAISYPLVDTIHALKESLYVASRLPAALDLRGERLLDLLMSLYRAHERSIYLVGRISKDGIVTQTYPSDPEMINRDLSGRLAFKRLYVYRIATVGDIFLLSGGRDGVGVYVPVFKDKAVFHGALFYVVNYKVMLFDVLDPLLLSFNTPWRYLVLDDRGLILLGGEAIGRAFTPLVCYETELQGLRKLLYKLFSGEDEGVLELKGKENRVWQISYKRIPLGTGVNWYVALYALREAILGEGLSIFPFLKASAITLTAVFSLMILLFHRKKKEPGEGLRPAPKDTIELLSLKGKVKELTESLRRSEKEVRETWEVLKESQRLFPGLIIVFDSSLRIISASEGVKDIGVDPEEIKGKNLLDLFAPKERDSVRTAIRDLEGEVEVKGKVYRLRVGALEDGRFLLMGSDISDEKRRKERLEESWRLAILGEALTSVVHDIAQPLSAIKASIYSLKRGLADAGADVMMRIHVIEENLKRVDSILEHLRDFASGTKRSGREKFNLNELIKDVVERIMLPEFKEAGIELKLELEEKLPRLRGDPYRIEEVIVNLLSNAVSALKEASKRVITIRTRYLRDKAAVLLEISDTGRGVPEEIADKIFNAFFTTKEKGEGTGMGLPISRRIVEEHGGRIYFENNPEGGTTFYVEIPIHPP
- a CDS encoding response regulator, producing the protein MEDEELLRKELALALRLEGFNVFEASNGKEALEILSEREIDVVITDIRMPCMDGITLLRKIKDIDPLVEVILITGHGDVNTAIAAVKYEAFDFLRKPVDVEELVLTLKDALTKRKANIEMKRYQEHLERKVIEKTVSLRDAMDSLERLSEGIMKALASAIEARDPYTEGHGKRVGEYSALIARELGLNGNDGIFKLAGLLHDIGKIGIPDSILLKPSSLTKEEFEIIKLHPVLGYMIVEPIEFLGEAKDWIRCHHERLDGSGYPSGLSGDQIPLGASILAVADIFDACTSARAYRPPMSVERTLEIIEKDAKEGKLDPEVVKVALKVFREIKPKEKVSSILSFLIEEKIRKKMRG
- a CDS encoding Na/Pi cotransporter family protein, with protein sequence MREILFLPAGLSLFLFGIRTSGEGLKELLGGRLKRLFESVSRYRSLSLLVGVLLSVAVQSSTAATSLLASMINAGILTFLQSVDVMIGASLGTTITTQILAFKVSSYSPYLLFIGYIMSFWLKGKARNVGRVIWGFAIVFFGMLLTEEALSSIKGSPVFALFKKEMSPLYLFALSFAFTTIFQSSALTLGLALSMASQGLLSLQGAFFVILGAHVAASSTVLLVSLGMRREALALAWSSFIYKALGSVFISLMALPLVKLASALSLYPPRQVALLHLEVASINAILFWFSTSFLVRLSIRFAFSREGVEDFEKPLFLEERALALPEWACYLATKETIRVGEMLEYQLLRAKYLLLGEETKREPFASISDSIFRLVDSVASYVGKVEGMPEEKLRLFTVLGDIKQASGILRDSILSLLENGFQREARGREEKIEEIMDNLSELLKVSLGAFALSDKLMIRKAKGLKRFMEREIREFLITEKLEGNSLWLDFSSFVRRFSDQCYYIVREAR